A window of Fusarium fujikuroi IMI 58289 draft genome, chromosome FFUJ_chr10 genomic DNA:
TTGGGCTTCTTCAAAGGTGTTGGAAAGGGGTCTCTCAATATGGTCGCAAAACCAGGCAGCGGTAAGTTTCCCATGCGTAATAAGAGCCCTTTGGAACATGTCAGCTAACATTACTTTAGCAACGTTTGGATTGCTCGCGTACCCGGCCCAGGGAATTTATAAGAGAATTCAGTCTATGAAGACGAATAAGGCGAGGGACGCGGTAACAGCTGGTCGGGTTGAGTCATTGTCAGATGGAGAGCAGGGGGCGACATCACCAGATGCTCCCCAAGTTGTTAAACGATTCCAGGAACTGATagggtaataatattacGTGGCGTTTTCGAATCGCTTtgatatataattttaagctCATTGAATCTGAGCTTTCTTAGCATATGGCATCCTGTATTTTCGTCTTATGACATAGCTATGTTGCCTCGAAAAAGTGCATGTTCCGACTGCATTGTCTGTTGGTACAGGGTGAGTGCGTATCCGCTTCAGCCCCTGAGGCTCTTAAACGAGAAAACTCGTTTATCGTTTAGCAAGTCTAACGTGAACGACACTAGTGGGTCCTGTTGTTGCACTAGTGAGATCCATAAGTATTTAGTTCCGACGCCAGTGCCAAAAGAGGGCGACACTTTTAACCTTGTTTATTAATGTTTCCATTCAACATTGGCCATAAACATCGATCATTTTTACATTCAAGTGCGAAGCTTGAACACAAGAACAGGAGAATCAATTGGAAtttcttctctgcctgtACTACCTGCTCACTCCACATTGTTATCCACTCAACATTACCACGAAGTCCCTCGCTGACATTTGTGACGCGGCTGTACGACTTCATTCTGCCTCTATCCCTGGAAAAATACCCAGTTCTAGCAGAAAGCATGCTAGACAGATTCCTTGCCATCTGTATGCTCAACAATGGTCGAGTTCTTGCCTTCAGCTCGAGCAGCATGCATATCAACTCCACTATTGGGGCCATCAAAGATCCAGGCAATCTCTTCCAATGAAGGACCCTTTGTCTCCGGGAAGACGAGATAGACTCCAACAAACTCAACCATGACCCAGCCGACAAATATGATGTAGAACTTCCAGGTAATATCCTTAAGGCCAATAGGAACAACAAAGGTTGAAAGCATCATGAAGCAGAACTGGACGAAGTAGAAGAATGACAGTCCCTTGGTTCGCATGCGATAAGGAAGGATCTCGGGAATATAAAGACCAAGGTTACCGTTAAAACCGAGGTTGTAGGCGGGAGAGAAGAGGTAGAGGAACGCAACGACTGTATACGCGGCAgctttgttggtgttgtcctTGGCGAATACCGCACTTCCTGCCGTAATGCAGATGTCGATGACCCAGATGGCAGCCAGCGACCAGAGGAAAAGCTTGCGACGACCGACCTTGGCTGGCAGCGTGGCGAAGTAAATGGCGCTGAACCAAGACAGCATCTGGTTGGTAGCGTTGATGAGAGTCTGCTGGAGATCCGAATTGAGTCCGACAGAGTGCAGGATGGGCGAGAGGTAGTACGAGACAAAGGCGTTACCGGACATCTGCGAGCAGATAGCTGCCCAgatcatgatgaacatgCGTCTGCGGTTACCAGGAGTGCTTCCCAGGTCCTTGAGGAAGACAACGATGTTGTTATGTTCAGATGCCTCTGCACTCAACGTCTCAAGAATCTCATTGTACTCGAACTGAACAACAGGGTCAGAGGAGTCACCTTCGCCGTGGTACTTGGCGAGCATCTGAAGAGCCTCGTCGTTGCGACCCTTGCTGACGAGCCATCGGGGCGACTCCGGGACGAACCAGACAAAGAGGAGCTGGATAATGGATGGAAGGCCCTGTAAAGCTGAAGGAATACGCCAAGACGCAGTACTGTCGATGCGGAAAGTGCCAAAAGTACACCAGCCGGCGATGATGGATCCAACGGAGTAAAAGGTGAGGAACAGAGCTGTAGCTGTACTGCGCTGAGCAGGGTGCGCAATCTCAGTGATATAAGGAGCGCCGACTCCAGCGACGACGACGCTGCCTGCACCGATGATGACTCGTGAAATGATGAACATGGCGATATTCATAGCCGCTCCCTGAATAGCGGCACCAACGCAGCAAAGCGCTGCGCCAGTAGCTAGACCCCATCTTCGTCCAAAGGTATCGGCCGCGGGGGAGATGAGAAACGTGCCCAGAATACCGCCGAGGGGATATGcggcgttgaagaagccgagcATAGCGCCTGTTGGAGTGCCGAAGTAAGTCTGCCAATGGCTGACGGACTGCAGACCGTTCATCATGCTTCCATCGAAACTATAGACCATATTAGCTTTGGCCTGTTAAATGTAGTGGTTATGGGGTGGTAGACTGACCCTTGGGAAAAGATCGACAGAAGTGGGATCATCATGAGAAAGTTGAGGGTGCGTAGATTGGGTGACTTCCACCAACGCTTGGTATCGACAGGCGATGCCGGGAGAGCCATAGTGGTGGTTACTTCAGGTGTAGCCATTGCGCATATAAGATCTATCAAGATAGACAGTAAAAGgttgccaaggtcaagattgaaCGGCTGGGATGAGAGAAGGAGTTTCATGCTGGCTCAGCCCATGGCTATATACATCTCTCTTACTCGCCACGCCCTGTACTCGGGACCACTTCGACCGAGACCAGCCTTCCCCCCTCCTCGGCCCATTCCCACGGGGTTCATTGGGGAAAATCTGGGGTACGCTAGTAGAAGGGGTTCTGGACCATCACGTGGGAAGACTGGGCCGGCATTTAAGGGCCAACATGCCCCGAAGTTTCTGCACGTAAAATGCAACCCTGACGGCGAAACATAGACCGAAAAACAACCATGGCCTCGTATGTTACCTtctgctttttttttatgAGTTACCCCGGAAATAGAGATTGTGGAGAAGGTTAATGACTGATCGTGCAGATGTGAGAGGTGCAAGCAGCGCAAGGCAAAGTGCGACCGCCGATTACCGGCGTGTCAGCGCTGTGAGAAGGCAAAGGTTGAGTGTGAGTACGGGGGGAGGCGGAAGCCGGGGTTTCCAGCTGGACATCGCCAGATGCTGGAGGAAAAGATCGGTCAGTCTCGACTCATTTCTTTACACCATCTTATGGTTCGGTGAGGTAAGGTGACTGTCGACTGACTATTGGTTCCAGAGAAGCTGGAGTCCGAGCTACGTGCCATTCGCAGCACGCCGCGAACGAGCACATCAACTGATCAAGCACCTCCACAAGACACAATCGAAGTCGAGACCAAGTCACCCAATGACCAGGCAATTCGTTCAATGCCCGTTGGTGAAGCATCACCTACTTTTGAGCGCACACGCAGAGTCACTGAGCGCAGACCCCCAACCGAC
This region includes:
- a CDS encoding related to hexose transporter protein translates to MATPEVTTTMALPASPVDTKRWWKSPNLRTLNFLMMIPLLSIFSQGFDGSMMNGLQSVSHWQTYFGTPTGAMLGFFNAAYPLGGILGTFLISPAADTFGRRWGLATGAALCCVGAAIQGAAMNIAMFIISRVIIGAGSVVVAGVGAPYITEIAHPAQRSTATALFLTFYSVGSIIAGWCTFGTFRIDSTASWRIPSALQGLPSIIQLLFVWFVPESPRWLVSKGRNDEALQMLAKYHGEGDSSDPVVQFEYNEILETLSAEASEHNNIVVFLKDLGSTPGNRRRMFIMIWAAICSQMSGNAFVSYYLSPILHSVGLNSDLQQTLINATNQMLSWFSAIYFATLPAKVGRRKLFLWSLAAIWVIDICITAGSAVFAKDNTNKAAAYTVVAFLYLFSPAYNLGFNGNLGLYIPEILPYRMRTKGLSFFYFVQFCFMMLSTFVVPIGLKDITWKFYIIFVGWVMVEFVGVYLVFPETKGPSLEEIAWIFDGPNSGVDMHAARAEGKNSTIVEHTDGKESV